CCCGAGTCATATGACTCGGGGCGTTTCCTATTGAGCTGAGATGGACCGGCGCCTAACGGTGTCGGTCCATCTCTTTTGCTTGCTCCTTCAGCGTCGCCCGCCATACACCAGCGTCCGGACCAACTCTTCCAGCGGCCCGCTGCCCCACGTCCGCAACATCCACTGGCTCAGGGGGATCTGCGCGAGGGTGACGCCCAGGGCCAACAGCACGGCGGGAGCGGCCCCCCAGCGGCCGAACTGGCCTCCGGCGTAAGGGTAGAAGACGGTGGTCATCACCAGGCTCTGCAGGATGTAGTTCGTCAGGGCCACGTGTCCGCTGGCGGCAAAGGCTCGCAAGGGACCCAGACGGCCCTGCACAGCCAGCAGTCCCACCACCCCCACATACCCCAGCGCACTGGCGAGGCCCCCGCCCATCCGGACAGGAATGGCGATCAGTCCAGCAGCGAGGCTGGGCTGGGTGTTCAGCCAGGCGAGCAGCCCCCCCAGCGGCAGCCCCAGCCCCAACCCCCAGACCGCCAGGCGGCGCAGCAGCGGTCGGTGCTCGTGCGGGCGGGTGAGCAGGCCGCTGCGCTGCGCGGCGGCGCCCAGCAGAAACAGGGCAATCAGCCATGGGCCGTTGTACAGGCTGCCCCCGATCAGGTCGTCGAGGAAGGTGGCGGCCCGCCCGGCCACGACCTGCGCGTAGGTCATGCCAGCGGTAAGGTCGGGCAATCCCGCCGTGCGGAGACGGGGACTGTTCTGGTAGGCCAGCGCCAGCAGCACTCCCGACCCCAGCCAGTACACCCCCAACACCCCGGCGAGGCCCAGCAGCGCCCGCGCAGACAGGCGCACCGTGACCAGCAGAACCAGCGCCAGCAGCGCGTAGTTGGAAATGATGTCGCCGTGCCACACCAACACCCCATGCAGGGTGCCCAGCCCCAGCAGCACCAGCAGCCGCCGGGTCAGGAGGCCCGAGCCGTGCCGGGTCAGCAGCCCCGCCGCCCCCCAGCCGAACAGCATGGCGAACAGGCTGATGGAACGTCCATTGAAGAACATGTCGGTGACGACCTGCACCGCGCGGTCTACGCCTGTCTGCGTCCACTCCCGAAACCCCGCGAAGTCCTGCACATTGACGATCAGGATGCCCAGCAGCGCCAGCCCCCGCAGCACATCGGGCAACGGCGAACGGTCCCGCACTGTCACCGGCTGTGGCGGCCCAGACTCCGGCGCAGGGGTAGGCGTGGGCTCGGCGGGCAGGTTCATGCGCTCAGGCTAGCGCGGGCAGCCCTCCTGCACGGGCCATAAAAAAAGCCGCCTTCTCAGGCGGTGATAGAACCAAGATAGCGCGGTATGCAGCATGCGTCAACCTCAACCGGGCCATTCTGGAGGCCGGACACAGCGGCGGCCCGTCACGACGTTGCTTCCCCGACCGCCCGCACCCGCACCGGCCCCACGGGTCCCAGCGTCACCCCGGCCCAGGGCACCGGGTCGTCGCCCACAGGAACCAGCGCAGGCAGCCCAGCGAGCGCTTCCAGAATGATCAGGTGCGCGAGGTGCATCCCCAGACAGATGCGCTCGCCACCACCGAAAGGGAGGTAGGTCCAGGCTGGGGGCGGCTTCTGCCAGCGCTCGGGGCGAAACTCGCCGGGGGCCTCCCAGCGCCCTGGGTCGCGGGCGCTGAGGTAGGGGCTATACAGCACCAGCGCGCCGCGCGGCAGGCTCACGCCCTCCCACTCCAGCGGTGTCCCCAGGCGGCGGCTGCCCATCCAGCCGGGAGGGTACAGGCGCAGCGTCTCCTTCAGGGCAGCGGGGTGGCCTTCCCGCGTGTGCCACGCCGGATGCCGGGCGAGGTGCCACATCGTCCACGCCAGCGCGTGCGTGGTGGTGTCGTGCGCGGCGGCGAGGCTGATCCGCACCTCCTCCAGCCCGCCGGGGAGGGGGGCGAGGACGGCGAGGAGATCGTCGCCGCCGCCCGCTGCCCGCCGCCGCAGGGCCAGCCAATCCAGCTCGGCCCGGACGTGGGCGAAGAGCCGGGGTCGGGGCAACGCCGGGTAAGGAAAGGGCCGCCGCAACGGGGCGAGAAAGGCGTGCAGCAGCTCCTCCGGAAACTCGCCGCTGAAGTACGCCGCGTTCAGCATCCGCAGCACGGCGTGGTCGGCCCAGTCCAGCGCGTCGAACTCGCCCGTGGGGACGGGGGGGCGGGCCAAGCGTACCCGCTCGCGCAGGGCTTCCAGCTCCGAGCGGCCGAACGCCGGATTCAGCACGCCCCGGCGGGCGCGGTGCTCGGGGGCGTCGGTCAGGACGATGCCGCCCGCGATGAAGGGCACCAGGCGGGGAAAGGTGCCCGCGCTGCGAAAGCCACGCAGGTCGGTCAGCACCCGGCGGTTCCACTCCGGGCTGAAGCCCATGACGGCGGGCAGACCCAACCGCAGCCGGAAGAGGCTTCCGCCGCCCTCGCGTGCCCGCCGCGCCCCCTCCTCCAGCAGCGGCAGCGGCGCCCGCGCCCAGTCCTGAAGGTGGCCGGAGCCGGGGCGGGGCGGCGGTTCGGGGAGGGCCGCGAGGGGAGTCAGCCGGGCCACGTCTCGCCGTCCCCCGGCACGTCCCGTCCCCCCAGGTCGTCGTAGCTCAGGCCCAGCAACTGCCCGGCCCCGTTCCAGCCGCTGAGGATCGAGAGGGGCACCCCCCCGCCCGGGTGCACCGTGCCCCCCACCTGCACCAGATTGCGGGCGCCGGGCAGCGTCCAGCCGGGGCGCAGGCTCCCGGTCAGGCCGTGCGGGGCCTGTCCGTACAGCGCCCCCCCCACCCCGGTGCGGGCGTAGTCGGCGGGGGAGAGGGGCCGCCACTCGGCCACCTCCAGCGGAAAGCGGGCCTGAAGCTGGCGCAGCAGGAACCCTCCGTACTCCGGCGCGTCCCCGACGGCCTCTGGTTGCGGCGGCGCGTTCACCAGCAGGAAGGCCCGGTCGCCGTCCAGGTGCAGGTAAAGGGTGGGGTCACCCGGCAGCCGCCCCGCCCGGATGTCTCGCCACTCGCGGGTATAGTCGGCGGGCCAGAAGATGTGGTGGGCGTGGCCCCGGTCCTCCGAGAGCCGCAGTTGCAGGGCAAACCCGCTCAGGCCACGCGGAGCGGGGTCCGGCGGCAGTCCCAGCCAGCCGCGCGTGAGGGCACGGTCGGCGGCGCTGACCCAGGCGTCGGCAGCGAAGGCCCCCCGGCTGGTGTGGGCGCCCAGCACCTGCCCGCCGTGGGCGCTCAGAAGCTGCACCCGCGTCCCGAACTCGAAGCGCACGCCCAGCGCCGCCGCCCGCTCGTAGAGCCGCCCGGCGAGCGCCCCCAGCCCGCCCTCCAGGTGCCAGACCCCGTAGCCCAGCTCCACCCAGGAAATGTTGTGCAGGACGGCGGGGGCGCGGTAGGGGTCGGCCCCCAGGTACGTGGCGAAGCGCAGCCAGAAGGGAGTCAGGAAGGGGCCACTCCGCACCAAGCGGGCGAGACTGCTCCACGGGGCGGCCCGGTGCCCCTGCGTGAGGGCGTAGCGGGCGAGCTGGGCGCGACTGGGCGGCGGCCCGAAGATGAAGGTGGGGGCGGCGTCCCGGTACATCCGCCGGGCTGCCCCCAGCAGCCGGGCATAGTCGCGGGCCTCCTGGCGGGAGAGTTGCGCCAGCGTCGGCTCCAGGCTTCCGGCGACGTGCAGCGCCTCGGGGGCGAAGGTCCGTCCCGAGAGCGTGTGGTAGGTCGTGGTGGGGCGGGCGGGCTCCAGCGGGGGCCGCTCCAGGCCCAGCCGGGCGTGCAGGCCCCGGAACACCTGCGGCATGGTGACCACGGTGGGGCCGCTGGAGAAGTCCTCGTAGCCCAGCGCCGCCTTGCCGCCGGGCCGCTTCAAGGCGTCGAGCACGGTGACCCTGGCCCCGGCCTGCGCCAGCCGCAGCGCCGCCGCGAGCCCCGCGAAACCCGCCCCGATCACGGCGATGTGCCGGGTCCGGGGGCTCATGCGGGGCCTCCGGGACGGGGGGCGGGACCGTTCATTGCTCGTACTCCCGGCCCTTCCAGGCCACCTTGCGCCGCATGGCCCGACGATACACGGGCAGCGCCAGCAGGGGGGTGCCGGGAGCGAGCAGGCCCTCCGCGAGGTCGGCGGGGCGGCGCCGCCCGGTCAGGAGGTTGACCGCCGCGCGCTCGGCCAGCCCCGCGAGGCGCAGCGGCCACACCCCCCGCACGTGTCCGGGCAGCAGCCAGGGTAGCGTGTACGCCGCGAGGTGCCATCCCAGCGAGGCGGCCAGCAGCGCCCGCGAGCGCCCGTGAAAGGACCCCATGTTCTTGCCGAAGCCCGCCACCGAGTCCGGGTAGCTGCGGTACATCCGCACCTCCAGCACCCCGCGCCCCAGCGCCAGCCCCAGCCGCCCGCCCCGCGCCTTGACCCGGCTGGCAAAGGCCACGTCTTCGAGCAGTTCCGAGCGCACCAGCGCGTGCCCCCCCACCCGGCGGTACGTCTCCCGCCGCAGCACGATGAGCTGGCCGTTGGCGGCGGCGGCGGTGTGGTGCGGAAAGCGCAGCAGCGGATGCGGCAGGAAGGTCAGCAGCACCGCGTCCACCAGCGGCGTGAGCAGCCGCTCGCCGAACGTCACGTTGCGCTGCCGGGGATAGACGCTCAGGAAATCGGCCCCCGAGCGGGCGAACTCGTGCAGTGCCGCGCCCAGGGCGCCGGAGTGCCACTGCACGTCCGCGTCGGTGAAGATCAGGACCTCGCCCGTCGCCGCCTCCCCCAGTTGCTGACAGGCCCAGGGCTTGCCGTGCCAGCCGGGGGGGAGAGGAGCGCCCGTGAGCACCCGCGCTCCCAGCGCCCGCGCCACCTCGGCGGTGCCGTCCGTGCTGCCGTCATCCAGCACCAGTACCTCCTCCGCCCCCTGCGCGAGCAGGCCCGGCAGCGTGTGGGGGAGGTTGTGGGCCTCGTTCCGCGCGGGCACCAGCAGCGAGACGCGGGGCCGCTCCGGGGGGAGGGGCCGGGGCCGCAGCCGGGGATAGGTCAGCGCGTTGACGAGGAGGGTCAGCGCCTTATATCCGAAAAAGCCCGCCGCCGTGAGCCGGTAGGCGCGGGCGAGGTCGGGCCTCCCCCTCACCGCCCCTCCGTCAGCCGGGCGAGCAGGCGGCTGGCGAGGCCCGGCCGCGCCGGATCGGGCAGCGGCGCCCCGGAGACGTGCAGATATCCCGCCAGCGGCCGCTCCGGGTCGCCCGCCGCGAGGTCGGCGTCCAGCGCCGCGAGTTCGCGGGCGAGGGCCCCGGCCAGCCCTCCGGCGGTCGTAGGTGTCCCGAAACGCAGGTGGGCTTCCGGCCGGGGGCGTCCGCGCAGGCCCACCCGCAGGGCGACGGGCACGAGCGGCACCCCCGCCTGCCGCGCGATCCAGCCCGCGCCGGGCCGCAGCTCGCGGGGGGGACCGGCGGGCTGCAAGGCCCCCTCCGGAAAGACCACCACCCACGCCCCCGCCCGCGCCGCCCGCACCGCCGCCCGCAGCTCGTCGGCGCCCAGCGCCCCCACCCGCCGCAGAAAGGGGTAATGGACGAGTTGCCGGGAAGTCATCAGCACCCGGAAGTCGCCGTCCAGTTCCCAGGTCAGCTCGCCCATCACGTAGCCGTCCCACCAGGAATGGTGGTTGGGAGCGAGGACCGCGCCCCCCGCCGGGAGCGGCCCGCGCAGCCACACGCCCCCCAGCCCGGTGCGGACACTGCGGCGGATAGAGGCCCGCAGCATCGCCCCGACCGGATCGGGAGTCATGCCCGCCCCCCGGTGCCCCGCCCCCGCACCGCCCGCGCCAGGGCGAGCGCTGCCAGCATCGCCACCAGCGTGCCCCCGGCCTCCACGTACCGCCCGACGAGGACGAGGCCCCCCGGCAGAAAGAAGAGTTCGGTGGGGTAGGCGGCGGCGAAGGAGAGGCGCGAGAGGTCGGGGCGGGGCGCGGGTTCCACGCGGACCGCCTCGGCCCGGAAGCCCACCGACACGCGGCCTGCGGCCCGCACCTGCATCGGCCACCCCCACCCGCGACCGGTCCGCCCGAACAAGCTCGGCGCAATGCGGGTGAAGGCCCAGGCCAGCCCGGTCCCCACCACCCACCAGCCCACGAAGTTCTGCAGGGGCGCCCCGGCCCACAGCGGCGCGGGGTCGCTCCAGAGCCAGTACCGCTGGGCGGTCATCAGCGGCTCCAAGCCCACGTCCCACGCGACCATCAGCACTCCGGCCAGCCACGCCCGCCCCCCCGCCAGCCGCGTGGCCGCCAGCGTCAGCGCGAACCAGCCCAGCGGCACGATCAGCGGCACCGTGAGGAGGGTGGGCGGCGGCGCAGTCCCGTAGGAGTAAATCCCGAAGGGAAACCCGGTGCGGCTTCCCAGCAATTCCACCCCCCAGCCGACCCCGAACGACAGCGCGGCCATCGCCCACGCCCGCCGCGCCCCCACCCGCTCGGCGGCGTAGAGCCACCCCGCCACGCACAGGGCCGCCGTGCTGAGCAGCCCCAGCACCGGGAACCCCTCCGGCCAGAGGGGGACCGGAATCTTGAGCGCCACGTAGGCGACCAGCCACCACATCCAGGGCCGCATCTGTGCCGAGAGGGCCGCCCAGCGCGTCCGCAGCGTGCCCGCGAAGTCGACTCCCAGCGCGTCTCCCGCCAGCGCCAGCCCCAGCGAGGCGGGAAAGGCCACGGCAATCATTCCCCACCCCACCGCCATGCCCCGCAGCACGAGCAGCGCCCCCAGGAACGCCACGCCGAGGGCGGTGAAGGCGAGGCCGAAGCGCCGAACGGTAGGGGAGAGGCGCAGGGTCAACCCGCCCCCGTCCGCAGGGCCAGGAAGTAGGCGCGGGTCGTCTCCGAGACTTTGCCCGGCAACCCGCCCAGAGGCCACCAGCGCAGTTCCGAGGCGTCGTCCCCGGCCCGCGCCTCCCCGCCTGCGAAGTCGGCGGCGTAGACGTGCGTTTCCCAATTCACGACGTTCCCATCGGGGTACGTGTGGCGGTGCGGGAAAGTCCCCAGTGGGCGCAGGCTGCCCACCGTCAGGCCCGTTTCCTCGCGCAGTTCGCGCCGGGCTGCCTGTTCGGGCGTCTCACCCGCCTGAGCCCCACCGCCCGGCACGTCCCAGCGCCCGTTATCCCCGCGCCGGACCAGCAGGACCTCGTCACCCCGCAGGACCGCCACCCCCGCGCCAAGGCGGGGCCGCTTCTTCACCCTTCCGAACAGCCCCCTCACTTCCACCCCCGCCGCGTCAGGTCGCGCAGCAGCACCCGCGCCGCATTCCGCCCCGACGCCCCCATGATGCCGCCGCCGGGGTGGGTGCTCGCGCCCGTCAGGTACAGGCCCTTGAGCCCCGGCCAGCGGTACTGGCTCGCGGCCATCCAGGGCCGGAAGGCGAACATCTGGTCAAAGCTCATCTCCAGGTGCATCACGTTGCCCCGGTGCAGCCCGAGGTTCGTTTCCAACCACTGCGGCGTCTGCACGAGTTCACCCACGATGGTGTCCCGCGTGCCCGGCGCGTAATGCTCGAACGCCCGCAGGATGTTCTCCCGCGCCTCGGCCGTGCGCGTCTGCCAACTGCCGGAGGCCAGTTCATAGGGATAGTACTGCGCCCACAGCCACAGCACCTCGCCGCCGGGGGGCGCGAGGCTGTCGTCCACGGCGGAAAAGCTCATGGCGATCAGCGGGGGATCGGTGGTCGGTTCGCCCGCCAGATATTCCCCATACGCCTTCGCCAGTTGCCGCTCGTCCTTGATGAGGAGCCCCAGCCCCACCCGCGACTCCGGCTCGGTGTGCTGGCGGTAGCGCACCTTCTCGCTCAGCGCCAGCCGCAGGATCATGCCGAAGCCGTTGCCCACCCGCACCCGCCGGGCAGCCTCGGGAACGTGTTCCTCAGGTAAGGCCCCCGCCGTCGTCAGGACGTGGGCACCGGACACGACCGCGCGGGCGGTGTAGCGTTCGCCATTCTCCAGCTCCACGCCCTGCGCCTTTCCGCCCCGCACCAGAATCCGTTTCACCGGGGCATTGACATGCACCTCGCCGCCGTAGTCCTCGGTGGCCCGCCGCAGCGCCCGCGTCAGGCCGCCGGAGCCGCCCTTGGGCCGCGCGACCCCGCCCTCGTGATAGAGGGGGTGCCACAGCAGGAAGGGGGCACTCAGGGGGTCCGTGGGCGGCGGGCCGCTCTGCGCCGCCATCCAGGTCAGCGGCGCCCGCACCCGCTCCTCCGAAAAGTATTCCCGCGCCACGTCCCCGTAGGGCCGCAGGATGCGCGAGAGCTGGGTCTGCATCTCGCGGCCCCCACCCTTTCCAGCACGGCCGCTGCCCATCACCATCTTGCCCAGCTCCAGCGGTCCCGGCGCCGAGTTGAAGAGGTCAGCCACCGAACGGGCAAACGGGGTCCAGTCGTCCAGAAACTTGCGATATGCCTCGCCCTGACCGGGAAAGAGGGCTTCCAGCTCCCGCGCGGTGCGCTCCGGGTCGCGGTAGACGAACCACGGCGTCTCGCTGTCGGAGGCGTGGAACATGGGGTCCACTTCGAGGTAATGCAGGCCGTGGCGGGTCAGCTCCAGCTCGCGCACGACGGGCGTCATCCGGATCAGGATGTGGGCGCTGCCCCCGTAGTCGAAGCGGTAGCCGGGCACCAGCTCCTCGGTGCTGACGGCCCCCCCGACGATATGGCGGCGCTCGAAGACGCCCACCTTCAGGCCCGCCCGCGCCGCGTAGGCCGCCGTCACCAGGGCGTTGTGGCCCGCCCCCATCACGAGTACGTCGTAGTCCGGCATCAGTGCCTCCGAGTCTGGCACGCCGGGCGCTCCGGGGACGGTCAGGAATCCGCCAGAGGCCCTCCGCTACCGTGGTCCCATGTTCGGTCGCCGCGTGCCCCCCCACATCGTCTTCGCCCTCAGCGTGCTGCTGGCTGTGCTGTGCGCGATTCCTGCCGTGCGCTACGGGTTGGCGGAAAACTGGCTCCCCGCCCTGATCTGGGGCGCGGTTGCCGTGTGGTTCGCGGTGGACGCAGTGCGGTCCTACGGGTGGAGGCAGCAGAAGAAGTCGTAGACGCTGCGGGAGAGGTCAGTCCAGCCGCTTGACCCAGAAGCGCATGGGCTTGGGCGTGTCCCGCGTCTCGCCCACGTCGGGCCAACTCAGCGTGGTTTCGAGGTCGGGGCGCTCCACGTACCCCCGCGCTTGCCAGAAGGTGTTCAGCGGGCGGTAATCGGCGGGCCGGGCCGGGTGGTCCGCCGGGCGCTGCACCGCGCAAAAGGCGGTGACGGGCAGCCCCAGCCGCCGGGCGTGGGCCTCCCGCTCGTCGAAGAAGCGGTGCCCCAGCCCGCGCCCCCGGTACCCGGAACGCAGCACGCTCTCCCCGAGATACAGCACCTCGCCAGGGTCGAACTCGGACCCCAGGAAGGGACGCTGAATCTCCCCGGTCTCCGCGACGAGGGGGAGGGCGGTGCTGGCCCCCACCACCTCGGTCCCGTCGCGCACCAGCAGGGCGAGGGCTCCGGGCGCCTCCAGATAGGTCTGGAGGTACCGCTCCTCGTACTCGGGGGTGCCGTCGTACAGGTACGGGAAGTCGCGGAACACCTCGGTCCGCAGCCGGGCGAGGTCGGGCAGGGCCGCCCGCAGTGCCTCGCCGCTCGCCGGGGTGACGCTGAGGCTCAAGCCTGCTCCGTCCCCGTGTTCACCTGCCGGGTCCAGTCCGCGAGATTGTAATAGTTCGTCACGCGGGCGATCTTGCCGCCGCGCTCCTCGCCGCGCACCTCGAAAAAGGCGCCCACGGGCAGCACGTAGGTCTGCCCCGCCGCTTCGGGCAGGCCGGGGTCGGTCTTCAGGTACTCGCCGTGAATCACGAATTCGGCCGCCGCACGCCTTCCGTCCGGAGTCGCCATCACCACGATCCCCTCGGCCCGCTCGCGGTAGTGGGCGTCCATCCTCGCCAGAAAGGTGCGGAAAGCGTCCAGCCCGCGCTGGGTCTCGCCCTCGTTGACATCGTGCTGCACGTCGTCGGTGAGCAGGGCCAGCATGCCCTCGGCGTCGCTCGCGTTGAAGGCCGCGTAGTACCGGGTCACGAGGTCGAGGGTCTGCGCCTGCGCAGTCTGGGTCGGGTCGCCGCTGGTCATGCCCGGCAGTCTAGCGACTCCCCCACTGGGGGAAGGGGTATGGTTTTCCTCACATCGCTAAAGATTTTCGCGCTCTGGCCGCGCACTTTGGGGTTGTGGCGCGGGCGGGCTCTGCTATGGTTTGGCGTAAGCAGTGCCCACGAGTCTTCGCGTGTCCGGCGGTGCCGGTTCGGACCGCCATCCATGAAGGAGTTCCCCGCATGAAGCAGATGCGTTACATCCTGACCCGCCCCTGCCTTCAGGAAGGCGTCCTGCGGCTTCAGAAGTACCTGGAGCCCACCTTTCCCGAGAGTGGTCCGGCCGTCTTCGTGGACGACCGTGGCCGCGAGCATGGGGTCCAGATCGACCGCGCGGCCGGAGTCGTGCGCGGCCTGCACCCCCTCTACCACGACGCCAACCTCGGCGTGAACGACGTGCTGATGATCACGCCGCTGGAGCCGGGCCGCTACAGCGTGGAGGGCATCGTCAAGCCGCACGCGCCCATCACCACCCCGCGCCCCGAGCACCAGCGGACCCCCGAGCCGCGCCGGGTGGTCGTGACCGCCACCCCGCACGTCCGCGAGGTGCGGCTGCAACATGCGCAGAGCCCTGAGCCTGCCCGTCCGGTGGCGCCCGCCCGCGAGCCGCTGGTCCCCGTGGCCCAGGCGCCTGAGCCGCCCCGCGCCGCTGCCCCCATGCCGAGCCCGGCGCCCGCTGCTCCCCGTGTGGCGGCCCCCACCCCCGGCCCGGTGCCCGAGACGCCCGAAGCGCAACTTGCCGAACTCGCCAGCCTGACGGGCTACCGCCTGAGCTACGCGGCGCCCGGTGTGGCGCGTCTGGCGGCCGAGCTGGGCGAGTTCAGCTATGTGGTGCACGTTGCGCTGGGCGAGTCGGCCCGTCGCCCCGGCTGGGAGAATGGGGCCGACCACAGCGTCCTGCTGACGGCCGAGAGCCAGCAGGTGGGAACGTCGCGTCTGACCCGCGAGGCCCTGGTCGCGCTGCTGGAACACGCGCGGCTCGCGCCCCTCTCGCCCATCGACCTGCGGCCCTACTGGGAGGCGGGCGACCTCGACCTGAACGCGGCGGCGGGCGTGTCCGAACTGGTCGGCGCCCACCTCGCGCAGCGCGGGGCATTTTCCTTCGTGCTGCTGACCCTGGCGGCGCAGCCCGCGCACAGCATCATTGGGGTGCCCCGCCTCGCCGAGCGCCTGGGCAGCGGCGTGAACCCGGCCGAGCTGCGCAGCATCCTCGACACGCTCAGCCGGGCGCCCTTCCTGGCGCTGACCCCGCTGCCGGGCGGCCAGTACCTGCTGCGGGCGGGCGTCGCCGAGATGCTGCGCGACGTGGCCGACTACGCCGACGGGGTGCGCCGCCGCATCCGCCCGGCGACCCCCGTTCAGACCGAGGCGCGCCGGACGCCCACCCTGGTCTGAGCGGCCCGGCCCCCTGGGTCAGCCCAGCCGCACCTGCCACTCGGTAAAGCTGGCCCAGGGCTGAAACCCCAGCGCCACATTGATGCCCAGCATGGCGGCGTTCTCCTCGGCGTTGTTGGTCCGCATCCAGCGGGCGCCGGGAAAGTCGGCCATCACGCGGCGGAGCATGTCAGCCTTGAGCCACTTGCCCAGGCCCTGCCCCCGCGCTTCCGGGCGGACGGCGGTGGCGCCCTGGTAGGCGAGCGCGGCCCGCTCCGGGTGCCAGAAGGTCTCGGTGTACCCCACGAGCTCGCCCGTGCGGGTGTCCTCGGCGGCGAGGATGAGCCGGACCTCCCCGGCCTCCTCGATCATGCCCTCCCAGGCCCGGACCATCTCGGGGGTGATCCGCCAGTCGTCCACCTCCAGGTCCCCCTTGGGCGCGGTGTTCATGACCTCCATCATGGTGACCATGCGGTCCAGGAAGTCGTCGGGAACGCGGGTCCAGAGGTGCAGGCGGTAGGGGTCCCCCTCCGGGCGGGCGCTCCAGCGGTCCAGCAGCTCGAGGTCCAGTCCCGCGAGGTCGAGCTGGCTCTGGCGCATGGGCAGCGCGGGCTCGGCCCCCAGGGTGCGGGCGAAAGCTTCCCCGGCGGGCACGTGGCTGGTGGTGCCCAGGGTGATCAGGCG
This genomic interval from Deinococcus sp. HSC-46F16 contains the following:
- a CDS encoding GNAT family N-acetyltransferase translates to MSLSVTPASGEALRAALPDLARLRTEVFRDFPYLYDGTPEYEERYLQTYLEAPGALALLVRDGTEVVGASTALPLVAETGEIQRPFLGSEFDPGEVLYLGESVLRSGYRGRGLGHRFFDEREAHARRLGLPVTAFCAVQRPADHPARPADYRPLNTFWQARGYVERPDLETTLSWPDVGETRDTPKPMRFWVKRLD
- a CDS encoding cytochrome P450, with protein sequence MARLTPLAALPEPPPRPGSGHLQDWARAPLPLLEEGARRAREGGGSLFRLRLGLPAVMGFSPEWNRRVLTDLRGFRSAGTFPRLVPFIAGGIVLTDAPEHRARRGVLNPAFGRSELEALRERVRLARPPVPTGEFDALDWADHAVLRMLNAAYFSGEFPEELLHAFLAPLRRPFPYPALPRPRLFAHVRAELDWLALRRRAAGGGDDLLAVLAPLPGGLEEVRISLAAAHDTTTHALAWTMWHLARHPAWHTREGHPAALKETLRLYPPGWMGSRRLGTPLEWEGVSLPRGALVLYSPYLSARDPGRWEAPGEFRPERWQKPPPAWTYLPFGGGERICLGMHLAHLIILEALAGLPALVPVGDDPVPWAGVTLGPVGPVRVRAVGEATS
- a CDS encoding NUDIX domain-containing protein: MKKRPRLGAGVAVLRGDEVLLVRRGDNGRWDVPGGGAQAGETPEQAARRELREETGLTVGSLRPLGTFPHRHTYPDGNVVNWETHVYAADFAGGEARAGDDASELRWWPLGGLPGKVSETTRAYFLALRTGAG
- a CDS encoding 1-acyl-sn-glycerol-3-phosphate acyltransferase, with the protein product MTPDPVGAMLRASIRRSVRTGLGGVWLRGPLPAGGAVLAPNHHSWWDGYVMGELTWELDGDFRVLMTSRQLVHYPFLRRVGALGADELRAAVRAARAGAWVVVFPEGALQPAGPPRELRPGAGWIARQAGVPLVPVALRVGLRGRPRPEAHLRFGTPTTAGGLAGALARELAALDADLAAGDPERPLAGYLHVSGAPLPDPARPGLASRLLARLTEGR
- a CDS encoding carotenoid biosynthesis protein, which codes for MTLRLSPTVRRFGLAFTALGVAFLGALLVLRGMAVGWGMIAVAFPASLGLALAGDALGVDFAGTLRTRWAALSAQMRPWMWWLVAYVALKIPVPLWPEGFPVLGLLSTAALCVAGWLYAAERVGARRAWAMAALSFGVGWGVELLGSRTGFPFGIYSYGTAPPPTLLTVPLIVPLGWFALTLAATRLAGGRAWLAGVLMVAWDVGLEPLMTAQRYWLWSDPAPLWAGAPLQNFVGWWVVGTGLAWAFTRIAPSLFGRTGRGWGWPMQVRAAGRVSVGFRAEAVRVEPAPRPDLSRLSFAAAYPTELFFLPGGLVLVGRYVEAGGTLVAMLAALALARAVRGRGTGGRA
- a CDS encoding ketosteroid isomerase-related protein, whose amino-acid sequence is MTSGDPTQTAQAQTLDLVTRYYAAFNASDAEGMLALLTDDVQHDVNEGETQRGLDAFRTFLARMDAHYRERAEGIVVMATPDGRRAAAEFVIHGEYLKTDPGLPEAAGQTYVLPVGAFFEVRGEERGGKIARVTNYYNLADWTRQVNTGTEQA
- a CDS encoding NAD(P)/FAD-dependent oxidoreductase; its protein translation is MPDYDVLVMGAGHNALVTAAYAARAGLKVGVFERRHIVGGAVSTEELVPGYRFDYGGSAHILIRMTPVVRELELTRHGLHYLEVDPMFHASDSETPWFVYRDPERTARELEALFPGQGEAYRKFLDDWTPFARSVADLFNSAPGPLELGKMVMGSGRAGKGGGREMQTQLSRILRPYGDVAREYFSEERVRAPLTWMAAQSGPPPTDPLSAPFLLWHPLYHEGGVARPKGGSGGLTRALRRATEDYGGEVHVNAPVKRILVRGGKAQGVELENGERYTARAVVSGAHVLTTAGALPEEHVPEAARRVRVGNGFGMILRLALSEKVRYRQHTEPESRVGLGLLIKDERQLAKAYGEYLAGEPTTDPPLIAMSFSAVDDSLAPPGGEVLWLWAQYYPYELASGSWQTRTAEARENILRAFEHYAPGTRDTIVGELVQTPQWLETNLGLHRGNVMHLEMSFDQMFAFRPWMAASQYRWPGLKGLYLTGASTHPGGGIMGASGRNAARVLLRDLTRRGWK
- a CDS encoding DUF418 domain-containing protein encodes the protein MNLPAEPTPTPAPESGPPQPVTVRDRSPLPDVLRGLALLGILIVNVQDFAGFREWTQTGVDRAVQVVTDMFFNGRSISLFAMLFGWGAAGLLTRHGSGLLTRRLLVLLGLGTLHGVLVWHGDIISNYALLALVLLVTVRLSARALLGLAGVLGVYWLGSGVLLALAYQNSPRLRTAGLPDLTAGMTYAQVVAGRAATFLDDLIGGSLYNGPWLIALFLLGAAAQRSGLLTRPHEHRPLLRRLAVWGLGLGLPLGGLLAWLNTQPSLAAGLIAIPVRMGGGLASALGYVGVVGLLAVQGRLGPLRAFAASGHVALTNYILQSLVMTTVFYPYAGGQFGRWGAAPAVLLALGVTLAQIPLSQWMLRTWGSGPLEELVRTLVYGGRR
- a CDS encoding glycosyltransferase, which gives rise to MRGRPDLARAYRLTAAGFFGYKALTLLVNALTYPRLRPRPLPPERPRVSLLVPARNEAHNLPHTLPGLLAQGAEEVLVLDDGSTDGTAEVARALGARVLTGAPLPPGWHGKPWACQQLGEAATGEVLIFTDADVQWHSGALGAALHEFARSGADFLSVYPRQRNVTFGERLLTPLVDAVLLTFLPHPLLRFPHHTAAAANGQLIVLRRETYRRVGGHALVRSELLEDVAFASRVKARGGRLGLALGRGVLEVRMYRSYPDSVAGFGKNMGSFHGRSRALLAASLGWHLAAYTLPWLLPGHVRGVWPLRLAGLAERAAVNLLTGRRRPADLAEGLLAPGTPLLALPVYRRAMRRKVAWKGREYEQ
- a CDS encoding NAD(P)/FAD-dependent oxidoreductase produces the protein MSPRTRHIAVIGAGFAGLAAALRLAQAGARVTVLDALKRPGGKAALGYEDFSSGPTVVTMPQVFRGLHARLGLERPPLEPARPTTTYHTLSGRTFAPEALHVAGSLEPTLAQLSRQEARDYARLLGAARRMYRDAAPTFIFGPPPSRAQLARYALTQGHRAAPWSSLARLVRSGPFLTPFWLRFATYLGADPYRAPAVLHNISWVELGYGVWHLEGGLGALAGRLYERAAALGVRFEFGTRVQLLSAHGGQVLGAHTSRGAFAADAWVSAADRALTRGWLGLPPDPAPRGLSGFALQLRLSEDRGHAHHIFWPADYTREWRDIRAGRLPGDPTLYLHLDGDRAFLLVNAPPQPEAVGDAPEYGGFLLRQLQARFPLEVAEWRPLSPADYARTGVGGALYGQAPHGLTGSLRPGWTLPGARNLVQVGGTVHPGGGVPLSILSGWNGAGQLLGLSYDDLGGRDVPGDGETWPG